A region of the Thermodesulfobacteriota bacterium genome:
GATGGGAAGCATATTTTAATTCAGGCGTAATGCATGCGAAAGTCATAGGAGATATCCTTAATAAGGAACTGACGGCAGACAACGTCAGAATTTTTGAATGGGGATGTGGTCCCGGCCGTATAGTTCGTCATTTAAGAGGTGCTCTCACTCATAGGAATGTTGAATTGTGCGGAAGCGACTACAATGCGGAATCTATAGAGTGGTGTCGGGAGAATATAAAGGGGGTAGAATTTTTCACCAATCAGGCACGACCGCCCTTTCCTTTTGAGTCTAATTTTTTAGACTGTGTATGTGCAGTATCAGTCTTCACTCATTTATCGGAAAAAATGCATTTTGAATGGATGAAAGAACTGAGGCGAGTTCTAAAACCCAACGGCCTGCTCATCATAACAACTCACAGCGATTCTGCCAGTGACAGGCTCCTGTCGCATGAGAAACAATTGTATGATTCGGGGAAATTGGTTGTCAGAGGAAACATAAAAGGGGGCAAAAAGTGGTGTCTTGCATATCATCCTTCAGAGTTCGTTAGGAATGAATTGCTTGAAACGTTTACCGTGGTATCTCAAAATTACTTTTTACCCACTCAAGATATCTGGGTTGCGAAAAAAAGCGGCATCATGGTATAGCTAACGGCGATAACGGTTCGGCCTAATTTATGGCCTGCTCCCCACGAATCGATGCAGGAAGCTTGATAACTACTATGTAAAAGAGATAATTCTTGGCCCTTCTCCCAACTGTCAGGTGAATACCAGCACTGTACAGTCATTCCCATGGCATCCTCTCCATAGGGGGCTCGGGGCTGGATGGAGGGGGGGAGGGGGAAAAGGGGGGGAAGGGAGGGTGCGATAAAAGAAACCCCTCCACTATATTCAAGCTTAGCTCTTCGTAGGCCTTTTCCAGTTCCTCGCCGAACGCTCCGGCATCGATTTCGTCCCGACCCCCGAAGCTGCGCTCCGCGCCCAGGTATTCGAATGTACGGGCGTGGAGCTCTGTGTTGTCCGCGGTCCTTATGAGCTTCGTATTGACGGTCATAAAGAGCGAATGTTCTTGCCTTTCGCCCGCGGCGTTCCTCAAATCTACGTTCAGCACGCTTATCTCGATGACCGTATCGACCCCCTCGCCGGTGAGGACTCTGTGGTCGGTTTTGTCTCCGGGGGATGCGGGCCCCCGTGCCGCGATGAGGAAAAGGGGGATCGAGGTCCGTGCCCGGACGGTTTCGGAGAGGCGCTCCCCCATCTCCTCCTGTATATCATGGGCGGAGAGGCTTTCCTCGATAGCGGTCTCTCTCTCGTTCAGTGCCTTCTTTGGCAGCGCTTTACTTATCCCTTTAACCGTTCCAACCACCGTACCGATAGCCGCGCCGCCGACTACGGAAGCGGCCGCCAGAGCCGTGAAAAGCACAATACAGGGTCCGACAAAGAGGCCGCTACCCGTACAAGCGCTCATACCACCCAGCAGTATTGTAGCCCCCACCGTTCCCCCGACCGCCGTCCCCTGGAGGGTCCCCTTGCCCGTCTCTTTCCCGGCCACTGCCAGCCGTCCCGTTATCCGCTCGGTAGTGGAAGCGCCGGGCCCGACCTCCGGCTCAAAGCGCGCCGGGACCACGCCGACGGTGCCGAGTTCCGCCCTTGCCTCCCTCCTTACCTCACCGGAGGAGGGCGGTTTCAGAGCGTGGGCGCAGCCCCACTGCCCGGTGAGGAGCGCGAGGCAGAGAAAGACTATTATCGGATAGTAGGTCGAGGCTTTCGTCTTCGCGGTCTTCATGATAACCTCCGTCTTTGCAGTGGCGGGTTTACACCGTTGCCGGACTTAAAGGGGCGGGATGTTTTCCCCCCGTCCTCGCGTCCGTTTTTACCTCCGCTCCCGTCGTTACTACCTCTTCACCCCCGCCCACTACCACGCACTTGTCGCACTTGTTACCCACGCACCCGGCCACGGCCCCGTTCTTAATAAGCTCCACTATCTCGCACTCGTTGCTGCATTTGGTCCCGTACCTTATCCTGGTGTCGTAGTCCGTGGTTACGTCGAGCTTTCTCGGCCTCTCTATGCCGTAGCTCTTCGTAAGGAGCGCCATGCCGAAGGCCCCCATAAGGTGCGGCATCTCCGGGATGATTATTTCCTCGCCCACCTTCTCCTCGAAGCACTTTACGACCGCCCCGTTCCAGGCGACCGCGCCCTGGAATATGTAGGGCCCCTTGAGGCGGTTGTTCCTGACGAGTATGGA
Encoded here:
- a CDS encoding class I SAM-dependent methyltransferase, which produces MNIRTLHAIANGLRKIGLLQAVDWLLYLKELININVIKANREFLSNHIDFPVPPKHLAFDAYGGFRWEAYFNSGVMHAKVIGDILNKELTADNVRIFEWGCGPGRIVRHLRGALTHRNVELCGSDYNAESIEWCRENIKGVEFFTNQARPPFPFESNFLDCVCAVSVFTHLSEKMHFEWMKELRRVLKPNGLLIITTHSDSASDRLLSHEKQLYDSGKLVVRGNIKGGKKWCLAYHPSEFVRNELLETFTVVSQNYFLPTQDIWVAKKSGIMV